The nucleotide sequence GCCCGCGGGGAGATGATCCGTACGGGCGTCTGGGAAGCGACGCCCGGCGAGACGCGCTCGATCAAGGGCGAGACCTTCGAGTTCTGCCACATCCTCTCCGGCATCGTCGAACTCACGCCGGAAGGCGGCGAACCGGCGGTCTACAAGGCAGGCGACAGCTTTGTCATGAAGCCGGGCTTCGTCGGTGTCTGGAAGACCATTGAAACCGTGCGCAAGGTCTACGTGATCGTGACGTGATGCTGATGCCGCGCGACGCGGCCGTAGCCCGCCCGGTTCGATGCGGCGGGGCTGGAAACGGAGCGAACCTACTCCGCCACCACGCTGGCCCCCGACCCTGCACGGCAGTCGGCGGTGAGGCCAGGGCAGTGCGATGCCGTCCAGCTTGCCGGCTTGTGCGTCGTCGACCAGGTTGGTGAACTGGTCGAAGCTCATCTGAACGCGCGACGCCGGCTACGTCCTGACCTGCCAG is from Streptomyces sp. NBC_01314 and encodes:
- a CDS encoding cupin domain-containing protein; the encoded protein is MSLLKTIDTNPSSAPHESAPLPERLISGNPAFKTWAQDVARGEMIRTGVWEATPGETRSIKGETFEFCHILSGIVELTPEGGEPAVYKAGDSFVMKPGFVGVWKTIETVRKVYVIVT